A region of Zeugodacus cucurbitae isolate PBARC_wt_2022May chromosome 5, idZeuCucr1.2, whole genome shotgun sequence DNA encodes the following proteins:
- the LOC105211770 gene encoding transmembrane protein 256 homolog: MAITDTLHYITIGNPVSKAVISSTTSIFSRGTSASSTASSVKASTEVVAAKVMGSAIPPLWKLAGRNQYFVRLAGLSGASAVILGAIGSHKLHPTHEKDETKTIFETANRFHFFHSLALLSVPLARYPAVTGSLLLAGTFLFSGTLYYRAFTGDKQFARFAPYGGFCLIVGWLTLLL, translated from the exons ATGGCAATCACTGACACTTTGCATTACATTACCATTGGTAATCCCGTGAGTAAAGCTGTAATTTCCAGCACAACATCGATATTTTCCCGCGGAACA TCTGCAAGCTCTACAGCGTCTTCCGTAAAAGCCTCAACCGAAGTAGTCGCCGCAAAAGTTATGGGCAGCGCAATCCCACCACTATGGAAATTGGCAGGACGTAACCAATATTTCGTGCGTTTAGCAGGCTTAAGCGGCGCCTCCGCAGTTATACTCGGTGCAATTGGTAGTCACAAATTGCATCCAACACACGAAAAGGATGAGACGAAAACCATCTTCGAAACGGCCAATCGTTTCCATTTCTTCCACTCCTTGGCGCTACTTAGTGTACCATTGGCTAGATATCCTGCTGTG acTGGCAGCCTATTGTTGGCTGGCACATTCTTATTCAGCGGTACTCTATACTATCGTGCATTTACTGGTGATAAACAGTTTGCTCGTTTTGCACCATATGGCGGATTTTGCTTAATTGTTGGCTGGCTGACGCTATTGCTTTAA
- the Sv2b_3 gene encoding synaptic vesicle glycoprotein 2B, with product MCEFKEKQNSSAPAESTKLTIATIEGGNVIASMPEPGKGAEYFENALEATTFGKFNYLLILISGLILANVLLETLGISFVLPVSQCDLNLTIQERGILSAIGFAGIISSSHLWGFLADTTGRRNIIRPTLLLGFVVTVLSSFATNFWLMVILRYINGFCISGGSATIYAFLGEFHTAKNRSRAIMGSAFIFGVGSMLMPCIAWLVINQEWRFVIPYLGITYKPWRFFMVVCGIPGFLCGLALFKIPESPKFLLSQGHDDKTLEILQTMFHVNTCRPRDEYPISHVIEDIDSAMSPKIKRERISNPAVALLRSMWDQTQPLFNREYMRTTVLICSIQFWIFVTSNGMYMWFPHILNSVAEFLNDNPGNRTSMCQIVYSKQENIFNSESAHGAATSDGVSLTASQCNEKLEISTYQHSLVLEVLYAVGFALISGIINRVGKCTILFVCLSACGVCGIAATYVDIPMVAVYLYVALLLCGLAINVLSAATVDLYPTRLRAMAVCISLMMGRLGSVVGANVFGALLSNHCETAFIVSGVTLILSGFLGFLITKPTQKSGKQQSWRRTSLVSMTGN from the exons atgtgtgaattcAAAGAAAAGCAAAACAGTAGCGCTCCAG cTGAGAGCACGAAACTTACGATCGCCACAATCGAAGGTGGTAATGTCATCGCTAGCATGCCAGAACCTGGAAAAGGCGCTGAATACTTTGAGAACGCTTTGGAAGCGACGA CATTTGGTAAATTCAATTACCTACTCATATTGATATCCGGTTTGATACTGGCCAATGTGCTGCTCGAAACACTCGGCATCAGCTTCGTATTGCCCGTTTCACAATGCGATCTCAACTTGACGATACAGGAGCGTGGCATACTGAGCGCGATCGGCTTTGCGGGCATTATTAGCAGCTCACATCTTTGGGGTTTCTTGGCAGATACCACTGGACGCAGAAATATTATACGTCCGACATTGCTGTTGGGTTTTGTGGTAACGGTGCTTTCGAGTTTCGCCACCAACTTCTGGTTAATGGTCATACTGCGTTACATCAATGGCTTTTG CATTTCCGGTGGTTCAGCcacaatttatgcatttttgggTGAATTCCACACCGCCAAGAATCGTTCACGCGCCATTATGGGTTCTGCATTTATTTTCGGCGTTGGTTCTATGCTGATGCCCTGCATAGCTTGGTTGGTCATTAATCAGGAGTGGCGATTTGTAATTCCCTACTTGGGCATCACCTACAAGCCTTGGCGTTTCTTCATGGTTGTTTGCGGCATACCCGGTTTCCTGTGTGGCTTGGCGTTGTTCAAGATACCAGAGAGTCCAAAATTCTTGCTCAGCCAGGGACATGATGATAAGACACTTGAGATACTACAAACAATGTTCCATGTGAATACCTGCAGACCACGTGATGAATATCCG ATCTCCCATGTGATTGAAGACATCGACAGCGCCATGAGTCCGAAAATCAAGCGTGAACGTATTTCAAATCCCGCTGTCGCATTGCTGCGCTCCATGTGGGACCAAACACAGCCACTATTCAATCGCGAGTACATGCGCACCACTGTGCTCATCTGTTCCATACAGTTTTGGATATTCGTTACCTCAAATGGCATGTACATGTGGTTCCCGCACATCCTCAATAGCGTCGCCGAGTTTTTGAACGACAATCCCGGCAATCGTACCTCTATGTGCCAAATCGTGTACAGCAAACAGGAGAACATTTTCAATTCGGAGAGCGCACATGGCGCCGCAACCAGCGATGGCGTCTCACTAACAGCTTCGCAATGCAATGAAAAGTTGGAGATCTCTACATATCAACACTCTCTGGTCTTGGAGGTGCTTTACGCTGTGGGTTTCGCACTCATCAGCGGGATCATCAATAGAGTGGGCAAATGCACTATACTTT TTGTATGCTTGAGCGCTTGCGGCGTCTGTGGCATTGCTGCAACTTATGTCGATATACCCATGGTTGCCGTATACCTCTACGTAGCCTTACTGCTGTGTGGCTTGGCCATTAATGTCTTAAGCGCGGCCACCGTCGATCTATATCCCACAAGATTAAG AGCTATGGCTGTTTGTATTTCTCTCATGATGGGTCGCTTGGGCAGTGTTGTGGGCGCCAATGTGTTTGGTGCGCTTTTAAGTAATCACTGCGAGACCGCCTTCATCGTCTCGGGTGTTACTTTGATATTAAGTGGCTTCCTTGGATTCCTCATTACCAAACCAACCCAAAAGAGCGGGAAGCAGCAATCTTGGCGCCGCACCAGCCTGGTCTCCATGACGGGGAACTAA